The Corythoichthys intestinalis isolate RoL2023-P3 chromosome 1, ASM3026506v1, whole genome shotgun sequence genome has a segment encoding these proteins:
- the nae1 gene encoding NEDD8-activating enzyme E1 regulatory subunit: MAATKAAKEQKYDRQLRLWGDHGQEALENAHICLINATATGTEILKNLVLPGIGAFTIVDGHTVSGEDVGHNFFLSYSSIGKNRAQAATELLQELNTDVSGNFVEENPDMLLDNNPDFFHRFTIVIGVQLPESTSLRLGAVLWSASVPFLLCKTYGLIGYMRLVVQEHTVIESHPDNALEDLRLDQPFAEFKKHIQSYDLESMDKKDHSHTPWIVIVAKYLEKWLNEQDSQPPRNYKEKEAFRTIIREGILKNENGVLEDEENFEEAIKNVNTALNPTKIPTVIKDLFNDDQCNNLTSQSSPFWVMMRAVKEFVHNEGCGNLPVRGTIPDMIADSQKFINLQNVYREKALQDAMSVGRYVESLVQSIGKAPESISEKDIRLFCKNASFLLVVRCRSLAAEYSMDSVNRDEITSCMDNPDSEMVLYLMLRAVDRFHQQHSRYPGVYNYQVEEDISKLKLCVTSLLQEYNLNVNIKDDYVHEFCRYGAAEPHTVSAFMGGSAAQEAIKIISHQFVPFNNTFIYNAMSQTSATLKL, translated from the exons ATGGCTGCGACCAAAGCAGCCAAAGAACAGAAATATGACCGGCAGCTCAG ATTGTGGGGGGACCATGGTCAAGAAGCTCTTGAAAATGCCCACATTTGTCTCATCAATGCCACAGCAACTGGGACAGAAATACTGAAAAACCTTGTGCTTCCAG GTATTGGAGCATTTACGATTGTGGATGGACACACTGTTTCAGGGGAAGATGTGGGACATAA CTTTTTCCTTAGCTACAGCAGCATTGGAAAG AACAGGGCACAGGCTGCCACAGAACTGCTCCAAGAACTGAACACTGATGTATCGGGAAACTTTGTTGAGGAG AACCCTGACATGCTCTTGGACAACAATCCAGATTTTTTCCATAGATTTACCATTGTAATTGGTGTGCAGTTACCTGAAAG CACAAGTCTGAGGCTAGGTGCAGTTTTGTGGAGTGCCTCAGTGCCATTTCTGCTTTGTAAAACATACGGCCTCATTGGTTACATGAGGCTTGTCGTGCAAGAGCACACAG TGATTGAGTCACACCCTGACAATGCTTTGGAGGACCTGAGGTTagaccaaccttttgctgagttCAAGAAACACATTCAATCTTATGATCTGGAAAGCATGGACAAAAAG GATCACAGTCACACACCTTGGATAGTCATTGTTGCTAAATATCTTGAAAAATGGCTCAACGAG CAAGACTCGCAGCCACCCCGAAATTACAAGGAGAAAGAGGCCTTCAGAACGATTATTCGGGAAG GGATCTTGAAGAATGAGAATGGAGTCCTTGAGGATGAAGAAAACTTTGAGGAAGCCATTAAGAATGTCAACACTGCTTTAAATCCAACGAAG atcCCCACTGTTATTAAGGACCTCTTTAATGATGATCAATGTAACAACTTAACTTCACAG AGTTCACCCTTCTGGGTGATGATGCGAGCTGTGAAGGAGTTTGTACATAATGAAGGCTGTGGTAACCTACCTGTGCGAGGGACCATCCCAGATATGATTGCAGACTCCCAGAAGTTTATCAACctccagaatgt TTACAGAGAAAAGGCCCTGCAGGATGCTATGTCTGTTGGCAGATACGTTGAAAGCCTGGTCCAGTCTATTGGAAAG gCACCTGAAAGCATCTCTGAAAAAGACATAAGACTATTCT GCAAGAATGCCTCCTTTCTGCTGGTGGTGCGCTGCAGATCTCTGGCGGCAGAGTACAGCATGGATTCAGTCAACAGAGATGAAATCA CCTCATGCATGGACAATCCCGATAGCGAGATGGTCCTCTACCTTATGCTTCGAGCAGTTGACCGCTTCCACCAGCAGCACTCGCGCTATCCAG GTGTGTATAACTATCAAGTAGAAGAGGACATTAGCAAGCTCAAGCTGTGCGTCACTAGCCTGCTACAGGAATACAACCTTAATGTCAACATTAAGGATGATTACGTGCACGAATT CTGTCGATATGGTGCAGCTGAGCCACATACAGTTTCTGCATTTATGGGAG GTTCAGCTGCACAAGAGGCCATCAAGATTATCAGCCACCAATTTGTGCCATTTAACAACACTTTCATCTACAACGCAATGTCACAGACCTCTGCTACTTTAAAATTGTGA